GTCCGTTTCGTTTGTATTTTTTAATAATTTTGTGAAAAATTCAAAATCATGATTAAATCATTTGCCAGTGATAATTGGGCAGGAGCCTGCCCCGAAGTAATGCAAGCCATTATTAATGCTAATCAAGGACACTCACCAGCCTATGGTGATGATCCACATACCGCAGAAGCAAAAGCAGAATTTAAAAAAGTTTTTGGTGAGCAAAGCGAAACATTTTTTGTGTATAACGGAACGGCGGCTAATATTATCTCTTTGGCAAGTAACAGTCAATCTTTTAATTCTATAATTTGTTCTGAGCATGCACATATAAATGTGGATGAATGTGGTGCAGCCGAGAAATTTGCAGGAATAAAATTGCTTGATTTACCTAATGTTGACGGTAAATTAACTCCCGAGATAATTTTACCGCATGTTAAAGCCGAACGTTACCCGCATCAGTCGGTTCCCGGAATTATCTCAATAACACAAGCAACCGAATTAGGAACACTTTATTCGGTTCATGAAATAAAAGCTTTGGCTGATTTATCACATAAATACAATCTTCTTTTGCATATTGATGGTGCCAGAATTACAAATGCAGCCGTTGCTTTAAATTGTACTATGAAAGAAATGATTACCGATACGGGTGTAGATATTCTCTCTTTTGGAGGAACAAAAAATGGTTTGATGTTTGGTGAGGCAGTAGTTTTTCTTAAACCTGAGCTCACTAGATATTTTGAATTATTCCGTAAACAAGGTATGCAGCTTGCTTCAAAAATGCGTTTTATTTCGGCTCAATTTACAGCTCTTTTAAGAAATGATGTCTGGAAAAAAAATGCCGCTAATGCAAATGCTATGGCGCAATATTTAGGCTTAAAATTGGCTGCGATTCCCGAAATAAAAATTAGTCAGAAAATTGAAACGAATGGTATTTGGGCAGTTATTCCAAAAGCTTTCGCAACGAAAATGCAAGAAGCTCAATTTTTCTATCCTTGGGATGAATCTAAGGACGAATACCGGATAATGACAGCTTTTGACACCACAAAAGAAGAGATTGATATTTTTATTAAATCTATATTATCTTAAGCCATCGACTTGAAATAATCCTTTAATACTTTAGCATTTAGCTCATTAGGGGTGAAAATTTCTAATAGTTTTGCTTTTTTGCCTTGATTAAAAAAGGATATTAAAGCGGTTTTTAAACTTTCTAACGAATCGGCACTTAAATATTCAATATTTGCTTCTTTGGCTAAAGATTTAGCCTTTCGATGATGTTTTGTTTCAAAAAACATCTCTAACTCCGGAAGCTTACTCGGTCCTTCAATAAAACGGAAAATTCCACCTCCATTATTATTTATAACAATAATTCGTAATTGTGGAGAAACGTATTTATTCCAAAGCGCATTGCTATCATAAAAGAAACTCAAATCGCCACTGATTATAGTTGTTATTTTATTGCTCATCCAAGCAGATCCGACAGCAGTAGATATACTTCCGTCTATCCCGCTGGTTCCTCTATTAGAATTAATATGTAATCTATGGTTTATATCAAATAATTGAGAATACCTTACCGCTGTACTATTGGCAAAATGAACAGTAGTTTCAGAAGGTAAATGTTTTAAGAGCTGATTGAAAACGGTAAAATCAGAATAGGGAGCTGTTTGAAGAAACTCTTTATGTTTTTGTTTCGACTTCTCTTTTTGTCTAAGCCAATTTGATTTGTAATCTGAAGAAATATCCCGACTCAATGTGCTTATCTTTTCAAAGAAATCTTTGGGAAGTATTGGTATTACCCGATTTAAATGAAAATAAGTGTCTAAATTTTCGTTTGTCTCATCAATATGCCAATGTTGGTACGGCTTCTCTGTTCGTAGGAATGCTTTTATCCTTTTTGAAACAATATTGCTGTTTATCGTAATCAATAAGTCAGGAAGAAAGTTCTCAAGTTTTTCGGGAGTGATAGTTGCCAGTGTTTTATCTATACAATTGATAAAATTTGGCGAGTAAATATTAGATGTAGTTTCACTTAAAACGATTACAGACGAATCTTTACTTATTTCGCTTAAAATAGTTTCAAACTCTTTATTTGGTTTTTGCTGACCAACAATTATCATTTTTTTTGAGCTTGAATTCCAGATATTTGCTAACTCTTTAAATTTACTATCCAAAATATTAACCTTTTTATCGGCTTTTTCTAAAGCAATTATTTGTGGGTTTTCTTTGGCTTTTTGTCCGTATATCGGCTCTGCAAAAGGAATGTTGATATGTGCCGGTCCTTTAGCGGGATATTGGGTAGCTGCTATAGCTTCCAAAGCAAGTGTTTGATAATTTGCTAATTCACTTTCAGTTTTAGGATTCTCCAAAAGCTGAACACTTTTTTTTATATAATTTGCATAAATATTTTGCTGACGAATAGTTTGTCCATCACCTCTGTCAATCAGGTTCTCAGGTCTATCCGACGAAATAACGAGGAGTGGTATTTTTTGATAATAGGCTTCGGCAAGAGCCGGAGCATAATTTAATAAGGCACTCCCCGAAGTACAACTTAAAACAACTGTTTCTCCGGTTTTTTGTGCAATTCCCAAGGCGAAAAAAGCTGCACTACGCTCATCAACAATGCTATAACAATTAAATTCTTTATAGCGAGGAAAAGTGATAATTAAAGGGGCGTTTCTACTCCCGGGTGAAAAAACTATGTGTTTAACATTATTGGCAATGAGTAGTAAGCTGAGGTGTTCGAGTCCTTTTTTATCCGAAATCATTCCGCAAAGTTCGTGTTTTTTTCCATTTGTTGGTGCTGTTTGTTTTAATTTTGCATGTCTTTGAAAAAAGAAAGGCGTATTTTAAGTAAAAGACGAATAAACCTTTTTTTAAAAGGTTTTCTAAAAAAGATTTTCGACCTTTGTAGACAGAAAATAAAAAGGCTATGCCCAAAAAAGACATCCTATTTTTTTTAGCATTATTATTGTTTTTCCTGCCTTTTTTTGTCTCTAATGATATTTATCGTTTTTATATTGAGTTTAATAGCGAACATGGAATGATAATGGCTTTTGTGAAATTTGCCATATTAGCGACTTTGGGAGAAGTTATTGGTTTGCGAATTAGAAAAAGAGTGTATTATGAAAATGGTTTTGGGGTTTTGCCCCGAGCATTAGTATGGGGTTTTTTAGGACTTACAATTAAAATGGCTTTTGTGATTTTTGCTGTAGGAACACCAGCATTTCTTGCTTATTTGGGTATTGATAAGGCTCCGCAGATTATGCAAGAGAATATTAGTTGGGCAAAAGTAGGAGTGGCTTTTTCTATCAGTCTGACAATGAATTTAATATTTGCTCCCATTATGATGACGATGCATAAAATTACCGATACGCACATTATTCAAAATAATGGTAGTTTGATAGGTTTTCTAAAACCAATAAAATTACGATATATATTCGTTAATTTGAATTGGGATTTGATGTGGAATTTCGTGTTCAAAAAAACAATTCCGTTTTTTTGGATACCGGCACATACAATTACCTTTTTGTTGCCAACAGATTTTCAAGTTTTGTTTGCTGCAATTTTAGGAATAGCATTAGGCGTAATTTTAGCTGTTGCCGAATTATTTAATGAAAAAAATACTTAGAAATAAAAATATTTTATAGCTATGATAAATACACCAATTGACTCAAATATTGTAAGTAAAAAAATTACTGATAGCGGTATAAAAGAAGTTGGAAAAGCTTCGATACGCGAAATTAAGAAGCTTGTTGATGAGATCGAATCTGCCACAGGCGAAAAGTTTGTTCGTATGGAAATGGGAGTTCCTGGGTTACCTCCAAATAAGTATGGAGTAGAAGCGCAAATAGATGCGCTAAGAAATGGGGTGGCTGCTATTTATCCTGATATTCAAGGTATTCCGCAATTAAAGACGGAAATAGCTCTTTTTGTAAAGAACTTTTTAGATATAAATGTAAAGCCTGAAGGATGCTTGCCAACCGTTGGCTCTATGCAGGGTAGCTTTGCTTCCTTTTTAGCTCTGTCGCGTATATACAAAGAACGGAATACAACTTTATTTATCGATCCGGGTTTTCCCGTTCATAAAATGCAACATAAAGTTCTTAATCTGAATTTTGAAACTTTCGATGTATATAATTATCGAGGCGATGCATTACGAGAAAAGCTGGAAAGTTATTTTTCACAGGGGCATATTCATTCCGTAATTTATTCCAATCCAAATAACCCGTCGTGGATATGTTTTACAGAAAAAGAATTGAAAATAATAGGCGATTTAGCTAATAAATACGATATAGTTGTGATGGAAGATCTGGCCTATTTTGCAATGGATTTCCGCAAGGATTATTCGCAAGTCGGACAAGCCCCGTATCAGCCTAGTGTTGCCAAATATACCGATAATTATATTCTATTTATTTCTTCATCTAAAGCATTTAGTTATGCCGGAGAGCGAATAGGAATGATGGTAATTAGTGATGTTTTGTTTGAGCGAAAATTTGAGAATCTAAAGAATTATTATGTCAATGATTTATTTGGCTATTCTATGGTTTTCGGAACAATTTACCCCTTAAGTTCGGGTACTTCTCACTCTGCACAATATGGTTTGATGGGTGTTTTGAAAGCGGCTAACGAAGGCAAATTTAATTTTGTGGAAGAGGTAAAAATATACGGTAAAAAAGCTAATGTAATGAAGCGTTTATTTACCGATAATGGTTTTAATATTGTTTATGATAAGGATGAGGATAATCCCATTGCCGATGGTTTTTATTTTACTTTTTCCTATCCCGGAATGGATGGTGCAGAATTATTGAATAAGCTCGTTTATTATGGTATTAGTGCCATTTCTTTAGCTATTACCGGAAGTGAAAGATATGAAGGAATCAGGGCTTGTACTTCATTGATTAAAGAAAGTCAGTTTGGCGATTTGGAATATCGATTGAAAGCTTTTAATAAGGATCATAAATAATATTTTACTTCCTTTTAATAGCAATTTTTAATCGTTCTAAACAGAAGTTAATAAATTAA
The genomic region above belongs to Bacteroidales bacterium and contains:
- the menD gene encoding 2-succinyl-5-enolpyruvyl-6-hydroxy-3-cyclohexene-1-carboxylic-acid synthase — encoded protein: MISDKKGLEHLSLLLIANNVKHIVFSPGSRNAPLIITFPRYKEFNCYSIVDERSAAFFALGIAQKTGETVVLSCTSGSALLNYAPALAEAYYQKIPLLVISSDRPENLIDRGDGQTIRQQNIYANYIKKSVQLLENPKTESELANYQTLALEAIAATQYPAKGPAHINIPFAEPIYGQKAKENPQIIALEKADKKVNILDSKFKELANIWNSSSKKMIIVGQQKPNKEFETILSEISKDSSVIVLSETTSNIYSPNFINCIDKTLATITPEKLENFLPDLLITINSNIVSKRIKAFLRTEKPYQHWHIDETNENLDTYFHLNRVIPILPKDFFEKISTLSRDISSDYKSNWLRQKEKSKQKHKEFLQTAPYSDFTVFNQLLKHLPSETTVHFANSTAVRYSQLFDINHRLHINSNRGTSGIDGSISTAVGSAWMSNKITTIISGDLSFFYDSNALWNKYVSPQLRIIVINNNGGGIFRFIEGPSKLPELEMFFETKHHRKAKSLAKEANIEYLSADSLESLKTALISFFNQGKKAKLLEIFTPNELNAKVLKDYFKSMA
- a CDS encoding aminotransferase class V-fold PLP-dependent enzyme; amino-acid sequence: MKSFASDNWAGACPEVMQAIINANQGHSPAYGDDPHTAEAKAEFKKVFGEQSETFFVYNGTAANIISLASNSQSFNSIICSEHAHINVDECGAAEKFAGIKLLDLPNVDGKLTPEIILPHVKAERYPHQSVPGIISITQATELGTLYSVHEIKALADLSHKYNLLLHIDGARITNAAVALNCTMKEMITDTGVDILSFGGTKNGLMFGEAVVFLKPELTRYFELFRKQGMQLASKMRFISAQFTALLRNDVWKKNAANANAMAQYLGLKLAAIPEIKISQKIETNGIWAVIPKAFATKMQEAQFFYPWDESKDEYRIMTAFDTTKEEIDIFIKSILS
- a CDS encoding pyridoxal phosphate-dependent aminotransferase, coding for MINTPIDSNIVSKKITDSGIKEVGKASIREIKKLVDEIESATGEKFVRMEMGVPGLPPNKYGVEAQIDALRNGVAAIYPDIQGIPQLKTEIALFVKNFLDINVKPEGCLPTVGSMQGSFASFLALSRIYKERNTTLFIDPGFPVHKMQHKVLNLNFETFDVYNYRGDALREKLESYFSQGHIHSVIYSNPNNPSWICFTEKELKIIGDLANKYDIVVMEDLAYFAMDFRKDYSQVGQAPYQPSVAKYTDNYILFISSSKAFSYAGERIGMMVISDVLFERKFENLKNYYVNDLFGYSMVFGTIYPLSSGTSHSAQYGLMGVLKAANEGKFNFVEEVKIYGKKANVMKRLFTDNGFNIVYDKDEDNPIADGFYFTFSYPGMDGAELLNKLVYYGISAISLAITGSERYEGIRACTSLIKESQFGDLEYRLKAFNKDHK